The proteins below are encoded in one region of Syntrophotalea carbinolica DSM 2380:
- a CDS encoding response regulator, producing MTRLLVVDDEQDIRYLFQCELEEEGYHVDAAGSAAEAERFLRENRYDLVVLDIQIGGDNGLAMLQDIIGRQKDLPVILCTAFSCYKEDFSSWLADGYVVKSSDLSELKSEIQRVLTKKGKLPSSGRPN from the coding sequence GTGACGCGTTTATTGGTGGTTGATGACGAACAGGACATCCGCTACCTGTTCCAATGCGAACTGGAGGAGGAAGGTTACCATGTCGATGCGGCCGGCTCGGCAGCTGAGGCAGAGCGTTTTTTGCGAGAGAACCGTTACGATCTGGTGGTTCTCGACATTCAGATCGGCGGCGACAACGGTTTGGCGATGTTGCAGGATATTATCGGCAGGCAGAAGGATCTGCCGGTCATTTTATGTACGGCCTTCAGTTGCTACAAAGAGGATTTTTCCTCCTGGCTGGCTGATGGTTATGTGGTGAAAAGTTCGGATCTGTCCGAGCTTAAAAGTGAAATTCAGCGGGTTTTGACCAAAAAAGGGAAATTACCCAGCAGCGGGAGGCCAAACTGA
- a CDS encoding TIGR01212 family radical SAM protein (This family includes YhcC from E. coli K-12, an uncharacterized radical SAM protein.) — MQKKPYLVFSQHLKQRFGGRVHKISIDAGFSCPNRGATRDQPGCLFCDPDGSGSFGIHRGLAVAEQLERGKEIMVRKYKAKHFLAYFQPFSNTFAPPERLRSLYDEALGVSGVVGLTVGTRPDCCPPAVLDLLEEYHRRTYFWLELGLQSSHDRSLDFLRRGHDYACFLEAYTAAKARGLRVCVHVILGLPGETREDMLATAEEMARLQVDGIKLHLLHVLRGTRLGELYQQGDINILEQDEYVSLVADVIERLPASALIHRLTGDGPRDKLLAPLWSLKKWEVLNAIDNELYRRGTCQGFRAGAK; from the coding sequence ATGCAAAAGAAACCGTATCTTGTTTTTTCCCAACACCTGAAACAACGCTTCGGCGGACGCGTCCACAAAATATCCATCGATGCGGGATTTTCCTGTCCCAACCGTGGTGCCACCCGTGACCAGCCCGGCTGCCTGTTCTGCGATCCGGACGGCTCCGGCTCGTTTGGCATTCACCGCGGACTTGCTGTCGCCGAGCAGCTTGAGCGGGGCAAGGAGATCATGGTCCGCAAATACAAGGCCAAGCACTTTCTGGCCTACTTCCAGCCCTTCTCCAACACGTTCGCTCCCCCTGAACGCCTGCGCAGCCTGTACGATGAAGCCTTGGGCGTATCCGGCGTGGTGGGCCTGACCGTCGGCACCCGTCCGGATTGTTGCCCGCCGGCCGTTCTGGATTTGCTGGAGGAATATCACCGCCGCACCTATTTCTGGCTGGAACTGGGTCTGCAGAGCAGCCACGACCGCAGTCTGGATTTTCTCCGTCGCGGCCACGATTACGCCTGTTTCCTGGAGGCCTATACCGCTGCCAAAGCCAGGGGGCTGAGGGTCTGTGTGCACGTTATTCTGGGATTGCCGGGAGAAACCCGCGAGGACATGCTGGCCACGGCTGAGGAGATGGCCCGGCTGCAGGTTGACGGCATCAAGCTGCACCTGCTGCATGTTCTGCGCGGCACCCGCCTGGGGGAATTGTACCAGCAAGGTGACATCAACATACTGGAGCAGGACGAATACGTGTCGCTGGTGGCCGATGTCATCGAACGCCTGCCGGCATCGGCCCTGATCCACCGTCTGACGGGGGATGGACCGCGGGATAAGTTACTGGCACCGTTGTGGTCTCTGAAAAAATGGGAAGTGCTCAACGCCATCGACAATGAATTGTATCGACGCGGCACCTGTCAGGGATTTCGGGCGGGGGCGAAATAA
- a CDS encoding ATP-dependent helicase produces MDLSALNEQQRAAVRHTEGPLLLLAGAGSGKTRVITSRIAFLLQDRGVPSQAILAVTFTNKAAREMRERVEGIVGRKQAKGMVISTFHALCVRILKEDIEQLGYKKNFSIYGGADQLRLIRDLLQEVNTGLRKFDADRVLWLISDAKNRLIPPDRFAPTHGDEYGPVVATIYPRYQRALKAFNAVDFDDLIMLTVRLLQDKPAVLEKYRQRFRYLMVDEYQDTNAAQYRLLRLLAEGHRNLCVVGDDDQSIYGWRGADLGNILDFEKDFPGTMVIRLEQNYRSTGNILTAANAVIRNNLKRKIKALWTADGPGDKIDYLLCEDDEDEARVVVERIMAERFKARLSYRDFAILFRTNVQSRAFEEQLRYQDVPYVLIGGQQFFDRKEVKDVLAYFRVLLNPRDEVNLLRILNTPKRGIGDTSADRLIRFSAEHDIPLWQVLKNPAEVEGLGDKVMESIATFVDLMQNFRRRFRVGQLSDTGRELLQELRFEDDLLRTAQDPDKARRRMANVAEVINAMASYEQREVQPTLEGFLDKVSLLDRDEPPRQDKDAKLQRDAVVLMSLHSSKGLEFPCVFLVGMEDELLPHKKSKGANSNIEEERRLCYVGITRAQKKLTLLGAARRKKFGVMQLRSPSCFLEEIPDEVLHSAASDAPTATTEEEKDQLANNAFADIKAMLDF; encoded by the coding sequence ATGGATCTATCTGCTCTGAATGAACAACAACGTGCTGCGGTACGGCATACGGAAGGCCCGTTGCTGTTGCTGGCCGGTGCCGGCTCGGGCAAAACCCGCGTCATCACCAGCCGCATTGCCTTTCTGCTGCAGGACCGGGGCGTACCTTCGCAAGCCATTCTCGCCGTCACCTTCACCAATAAAGCGGCCCGGGAAATGCGTGAACGGGTGGAAGGCATCGTCGGCCGCAAACAGGCCAAAGGCATGGTTATCAGCACCTTCCATGCCCTGTGCGTTCGCATTCTCAAAGAGGATATCGAACAGCTCGGCTATAAAAAAAACTTTTCCATTTATGGCGGCGCCGACCAACTGCGTCTGATTCGCGACCTGTTGCAGGAGGTCAATACCGGGCTGCGCAAGTTCGACGCCGACCGGGTGCTATGGCTTATCTCCGACGCCAAGAACCGTCTGATCCCGCCCGACCGCTTTGCCCCAACTCACGGCGATGAATACGGGCCGGTGGTCGCCACCATCTATCCCCGTTACCAACGTGCTTTAAAAGCCTTCAACGCCGTCGATTTCGATGACCTGATCATGCTGACGGTACGTCTTCTGCAGGACAAACCGGCGGTCCTGGAAAAATACCGCCAGCGCTTCCGCTACCTGATGGTCGACGAATACCAGGACACCAATGCCGCCCAGTACCGACTCCTGCGGCTGTTAGCTGAAGGACACCGTAACCTCTGCGTGGTCGGGGACGACGACCAGTCCATCTACGGCTGGCGAGGCGCCGATCTGGGCAATATCCTCGATTTCGAAAAAGATTTTCCCGGCACTATGGTGATTCGCCTGGAACAGAACTACCGTTCCACCGGCAATATCCTGACCGCAGCCAACGCGGTGATCCGTAACAATCTCAAGCGCAAGATCAAGGCCTTATGGACCGCCGACGGACCGGGCGACAAAATCGACTATCTGCTGTGCGAGGATGACGAGGACGAAGCCAGGGTCGTCGTGGAACGCATCATGGCCGAACGATTCAAGGCCCGACTGAGTTACCGCGACTTTGCCATTCTGTTCCGTACCAACGTTCAATCGCGCGCTTTTGAAGAACAGCTGCGCTACCAGGACGTGCCCTATGTACTCATCGGCGGCCAGCAATTTTTCGATCGCAAGGAGGTCAAGGATGTGCTGGCCTATTTCCGGGTGCTGCTCAACCCCCGTGACGAAGTCAATCTGCTGCGCATCCTCAACACGCCCAAGCGCGGTATCGGCGACACCAGTGCCGACCGCCTGATCCGTTTTTCCGCCGAGCATGATATTCCGCTGTGGCAGGTTCTGAAAAACCCCGCAGAGGTCGAAGGGCTGGGCGACAAGGTTATGGAATCCATCGCAACCTTCGTGGACCTGATGCAGAACTTCCGGCGCCGGTTCCGTGTCGGCCAGCTCAGCGATACGGGCCGCGAATTACTCCAGGAACTGCGGTTTGAAGACGATTTGTTGCGCACCGCCCAGGATCCGGACAAGGCGCGGCGACGCATGGCCAACGTCGCCGAGGTCATCAACGCCATGGCTTCTTACGAACAGCGCGAAGTGCAGCCGACCCTGGAAGGGTTCCTCGACAAGGTATCGCTGCTCGACCGGGACGAACCGCCGCGTCAGGACAAAGATGCCAAACTGCAGCGCGACGCCGTCGTGCTGATGAGTCTGCACTCCAGCAAGGGGCTCGAATTTCCCTGCGTGTTTCTGGTCGGCATGGAGGATGAGCTATTGCCGCACAAAAAATCGAAGGGCGCAAACTCCAATATCGAAGAGGAACGCCGTCTCTGCTATGTCGGCATCACCCGAGCGCAGAAAAAACTGACACTGCTTGGAGCCGCCCGCAGGAAAAAATTCGGCGTCATGCAACTCCGTTCACCCAGCTGTTTTCTCGAAGAGATTCCCGACGAGGTTCTGCATTCAGCCGCCAGCGACGCACCGACAGCAACCACCGAGGAAGAAAAAGATCAATTGGCAAACAACGCTTTTGCCGATATAAAGGCCATGTTGGACTTTTGA
- a CDS encoding fasciclin domain-containing protein: MKSILTTLREDPAFETLLHALNKVSLLEVLANAEKITLFAPDNQAFTRINLEEIQLDRSKLTDILTYHLVDGEHPFEGLEAEENIYTRNGKHLTAHLEAGELRIDNAALTRTDIRCSNGIIHVIDNVFLPQFSGWYCACC, from the coding sequence ATGAAAAGCATCCTGACCACCCTCAGAGAAGATCCGGCTTTCGAAACGCTGCTGCATGCCCTGAACAAAGTCAGCCTGCTGGAGGTTTTGGCCAACGCTGAAAAAATCACCCTGTTCGCACCCGACAACCAGGCCTTCACGCGCATCAACCTTGAGGAAATACAGCTCGACCGATCGAAACTGACCGATATCCTCACCTACCACCTGGTCGATGGCGAGCATCCCTTCGAGGGCCTTGAAGCCGAGGAGAACATCTATACCCGCAACGGCAAACACCTGACCGCCCATTTGGAGGCCGGGGAATTGCGTATCGACAATGCGGCCCTGACCCGAACCGACATCCGCTGCAGCAACGGCATTATCCATGTCATCGACAACGTCTTTCTGCCGCAATTCTCCGGATGGTACTGCGCCTGCTGTTAA
- a CDS encoding phage holin family protein codes for MRGLLIRWCVLTLAILLAAYLLPGITVGGPFSAFFAAAALGILNALFRPILLLVTLPLNILTLGLFTFVINALMLMMASGVIGGLQVRGFWWAVLGSLIISTVSWLSTSLINESGHVEVISLHKRRGRWE; via the coding sequence ATGCGAGGCCTGCTGATCCGCTGGTGTGTGCTGACCCTTGCCATTCTGCTTGCCGCTTACCTGCTGCCGGGCATCACCGTGGGCGGACCCTTTTCCGCCTTTTTCGCCGCCGCAGCCCTCGGCATTCTCAATGCGCTGTTTCGCCCCATTCTGCTGCTGGTCACCCTGCCGCTGAATATTCTTACCCTTGGGCTGTTCACTTTTGTCATCAATGCCCTGATGCTGATGATGGCATCTGGCGTTATCGGCGGCCTGCAGGTTCGCGGGTTCTGGTGGGCGGTGCTCGGGTCCCTGATCATCAGCACCGTCAGTTGGCTGTCGACGTCGCTGATCAACGAAAGCGGACATGTGGAAGTTATTTCTCTGCACAAGCGCCGCGGGCGCTGGGAGTAA
- a CDS encoding M23 family metallopeptidase has translation MKNHAIMIVLLLIVGAAIGYLFLRDNAPPQITLSPASGAVSTRKPPVLHLQDSDTGLKSVVVSVSQEGKVTELLNKTFQRGIKQAEIPLALEKLSLKNDTLQLTVKTSDYATLANKGEQNFTFEYDTKPPVISVLTTAHNVYEGGVGLTMFRVNEDVKYAGVQVADRFFPAYRQDNGVYACLFAWPHNIRRSAFSPRVIVEDQAGNQRTGGFYYHSIPRPGRSDRINISQRFLDNKMPDFQHYFPTVTDPLQLFLRVNNELRAKNVAKLNDLAAKTADRPLWQGAFLRLPNAAPRADFNDKRDYMFNGKKVDHQTHLGLDLASLAASPVPASNSGTVIMAEDFGIYGQCIIIDHGLGLQSLYSHLSSIDVAVGDQLSKGQIIGRTGATGMAGGDHLHFGIVLSGLQVNPREWLDGHWIKDNFTDKWQRTMAQP, from the coding sequence GTGAAAAACCATGCCATCATGATCGTTTTACTGCTCATTGTCGGCGCCGCCATCGGCTATCTTTTCCTGCGCGATAACGCACCCCCGCAGATCACCCTGTCTCCCGCCAGCGGTGCCGTATCGACCCGGAAACCGCCGGTGCTGCACCTGCAGGATTCCGACACCGGCCTGAAATCCGTTGTCGTCAGTGTTTCCCAGGAGGGCAAAGTCACCGAGTTGCTCAACAAAACCTTCCAGCGCGGCATAAAGCAGGCAGAGATTCCCTTGGCCCTGGAAAAACTGTCTCTCAAAAACGACACGCTGCAACTCACCGTCAAGACCAGCGATTACGCCACCCTGGCGAATAAAGGGGAGCAGAATTTTACTTTTGAATACGATACCAAACCGCCGGTGATTTCGGTTTTGACCACCGCCCACAACGTTTACGAAGGGGGAGTCGGTCTGACCATGTTCCGGGTCAACGAAGATGTCAAATATGCCGGGGTCCAGGTGGCGGATCGTTTTTTCCCGGCTTACCGGCAGGATAACGGCGTCTACGCCTGCCTGTTCGCCTGGCCGCACAATATCCGGCGCAGTGCCTTTTCACCGCGCGTGATCGTGGAGGACCAGGCGGGCAACCAGCGCACAGGCGGTTTTTACTATCACTCCATTCCCCGCCCGGGGCGAAGCGACAGGATCAATATCAGCCAGCGGTTTCTGGACAACAAAATGCCCGATTTTCAGCATTATTTCCCGACGGTGACCGACCCCTTGCAACTCTTTCTGCGGGTCAACAACGAACTGCGGGCCAAAAACGTTGCCAAGCTGAATGACCTGGCCGCGAAAACCGCCGATCGCCCCCTGTGGCAGGGCGCCTTTTTGCGGCTGCCCAATGCGGCTCCCCGCGCGGACTTCAACGATAAGCGCGATTACATGTTCAACGGCAAAAAAGTCGACCATCAGACCCACCTGGGCCTGGACCTGGCTTCTCTGGCGGCATCTCCGGTACCGGCCAGCAACAGCGGCACGGTTATCATGGCAGAGGATTTCGGCATCTACGGCCAGTGCATCATCATCGATCACGGCCTCGGCCTGCAGAGCCTTTACTCCCACCTGAGCAGCATCGACGTGGCCGTCGGTGATCAGCTCAGCAAAGGGCAGATCATCGGCCGCACAGGTGCCACCGGCATGGCCGGCGGCGACCATCTGCATTTCGGCATCGTCCTGTCCGGCCTCCAGGTCAACCCCCGCGAATGGCTTGACGGCCACTGGATCAAAGACAACTTTACCGATAAGTGGCAACGAACCATGGCCCAGCCCTGA
- a CDS encoding BON domain-containing protein encodes MNDDERIRKLIEGALANDIRIKLPESHLRISYHDGTATLAGTIDTIAGKRLAKRLAEQVPGVRQAYDLLDVAIAHRMGHKEITQHIRHAFIQERNIDEEHIDIETDIDGHVTLRGRVHSMVQHRLCEVMSWWVPGVRNVLNMITIVPPEEDNDEELKDNLLVILEKDPLVDPKHFQVQVSDGMVTLRGRANSDIEKAAAENDCWFTPGVVDVNNLLAVG; translated from the coding sequence ATGAACGATGACGAACGTATCCGAAAATTGATCGAAGGCGCACTTGCCAACGATATCCGTATCAAACTGCCCGAAAGCCATTTACGCATCAGCTACCATGATGGCACGGCAACGCTTGCCGGAACCATCGATACCATCGCGGGCAAACGCCTGGCCAAACGCCTGGCCGAACAGGTGCCGGGGGTGCGGCAGGCATACGACCTGTTGGATGTCGCCATTGCCCACAGGATGGGGCACAAGGAAATCACACAACACATCCGCCATGCGTTTATCCAGGAGCGCAACATCGATGAGGAACATATCGATATCGAGACCGATATCGATGGGCACGTGACCTTGCGGGGGCGGGTTCATTCCATGGTGCAGCACCGACTTTGCGAAGTTATGAGTTGGTGGGTGCCGGGGGTCAGGAACGTGCTCAACATGATAACGATCGTACCGCCGGAAGAGGACAATGACGAGGAGCTCAAGGATAACCTCCTGGTCATCCTCGAAAAAGATCCGTTGGTCGATCCCAAGCATTTTCAGGTTCAGGTAAGCGATGGCATGGTGACATTGCGCGGCCGGGCCAATTCCGATATCGAAAAAGCGGCGGCAGAAAACGACTGCTGGTTCACCCCCGGTGTCGTTGACGTCAATAATCTTCTTGCTGTCGGCTAA
- a CDS encoding methyl-accepting chemotaxis protein: MKSLRNRILFPVIGFIILGMALSAVLSTRTTSHIVQNIITDQLETLTRNLSAQISAWIQDLRGDLKTQCRQEIFTKILSQETPRAEELEKANKLMQEFMKTYDIYDSITLIDRTGKVVAHPNPEVIGLDLSTRSYFKLGMQGQNNISNVIKSKVTGRPIFTIAEPMKLHGEVIGVLTSCIELSKFTEQFIVPIKIGSDGYAFMTDKTGMICSHPDTDVILQTNISAFDWGKQLMSRKNGIETYTFEGIEKIVSFRTEPTTGWFVAAGADTEDIFSVIDSLIMRNGIIGIIVVLVLAVMVILIVRPITNILGKGVAFAQDIKNGDLSGRLHFSRRDELGLLAEALDTMADSLQQRAALAEAIADGDLTRDVVLTSEHDVLGRALRNMTDRLNDILRQIDSASEQIDSGSGQVADSAQALSQGATQQAAAIEEIGASLGELSGRTHENAENAQTANSLANTARRAAHGGSEQMQQMVAAMQEISESGQNISKIIKTIDEIAFQTNLLALNAAVEAARAGQHGKGFAVVAEEVRNLAARSADAARETAELIEGSVKKGENGTDIANRTAAALEEIVVGIGKTADLVGEIAASSKEQSDGLAQVNDGINQIDAVTQSNTAGAEESAAAAEELSSQSAYMRQLLSQFRLRGHAAKPPAPGYAQQPSISAPKAAQTLKAETAGQNSSIPQIALDDADFGKY, from the coding sequence ATGAAATCCCTTCGCAATCGTATTTTGTTCCCTGTGATCGGTTTTATTATACTCGGCATGGCCCTATCCGCGGTCCTCTCCACCCGAACCACATCCCATATTGTCCAGAACATCATCACCGACCAGCTGGAAACCCTCACCCGGAATCTGTCCGCGCAAATATCGGCCTGGATCCAGGACCTGCGCGGTGATCTCAAAACACAGTGCCGACAGGAAATATTCACCAAAATACTGTCGCAGGAAACACCCCGTGCGGAAGAGCTCGAAAAAGCCAATAAACTCATGCAGGAGTTTATGAAGACCTACGATATTTACGATTCCATTACACTTATCGACAGAACCGGAAAGGTTGTGGCCCATCCCAATCCGGAGGTGATCGGGCTTGACCTGTCGACCCGTTCCTATTTCAAGTTGGGGATGCAGGGCCAAAACAACATCAGCAATGTCATCAAAAGTAAAGTCACCGGACGGCCGATTTTCACCATAGCGGAGCCCATGAAGCTGCATGGAGAGGTGATCGGTGTTCTGACGTCATGCATCGAGCTTAGCAAGTTTACGGAACAGTTCATTGTGCCGATCAAAATCGGCAGCGACGGTTACGCCTTCATGACCGACAAGACGGGCATGATCTGCAGCCATCCGGATACGGATGTCATCCTGCAAACCAACATCAGTGCTTTTGACTGGGGTAAGCAGTTGATGAGCCGGAAAAATGGCATCGAGACCTACACCTTTGAGGGGATTGAAAAAATCGTCAGTTTCCGTACCGAGCCGACCACCGGTTGGTTCGTTGCCGCCGGAGCGGATACCGAGGATATTTTCAGCGTGATCGACAGTCTGATCATGCGCAATGGCATCATCGGCATTATCGTTGTGCTGGTGCTGGCCGTTATGGTCATTTTGATTGTCAGGCCGATTACCAATATCCTCGGCAAGGGTGTCGCATTCGCCCAGGATATCAAGAACGGTGATCTCTCCGGTCGCTTGCACTTTAGCCGCCGAGACGAGCTGGGACTGCTCGCCGAGGCCCTTGACACCATGGCCGACAGCCTCCAGCAAAGAGCCGCATTGGCCGAAGCGATTGCTGACGGCGACCTGACCCGGGATGTGGTCTTGACCTCGGAACATGATGTGCTCGGCCGGGCCTTGCGCAACATGACCGATCGCCTCAATGACATCCTTAGGCAAATCGACAGCGCCAGCGAGCAAATCGATTCCGGTTCCGGCCAAGTCGCAGATTCCGCCCAGGCGCTGTCTCAGGGAGCTACCCAGCAGGCGGCTGCCATCGAGGAAATCGGTGCCAGCCTGGGCGAACTGTCCGGCCGCACCCATGAGAATGCGGAGAATGCGCAGACAGCCAACAGCCTGGCCAATACGGCGAGAAGAGCAGCGCATGGCGGCAGTGAACAAATGCAGCAGATGGTTGCCGCGATGCAGGAAATCAGCGAATCGGGCCAAAATATCAGCAAGATTATCAAAACCATCGACGAAATCGCCTTTCAGACCAATCTGTTGGCACTGAATGCAGCAGTCGAAGCGGCGCGAGCCGGACAACATGGCAAGGGCTTTGCCGTAGTCGCCGAGGAAGTCCGTAACCTGGCCGCGCGTAGCGCCGATGCCGCCAGGGAAACGGCCGAGTTGATCGAAGGCAGTGTCAAAAAAGGAGAAAACGGCACCGATATTGCCAACCGTACCGCCGCAGCTCTGGAAGAGATTGTGGTCGGTATCGGCAAAACCGCCGATTTGGTGGGAGAAATTGCCGCATCCTCCAAAGAACAGTCGGACGGTCTCGCCCAGGTCAACGACGGCATCAATCAAATTGACGCCGTCACTCAGAGCAATACCGCCGGCGCCGAAGAAAGCGCAGCGGCAGCCGAGGAGTTATCCAGTCAATCGGCCTACATGCGTCAGTTGTTAAGTCAGTTTCGTTTGCGTGGTCATGCTGCAAAACCCCCAGCACCCGGTTATGCTCAACAGCCGTCAATCTCTGCTCCCAAGGCGGCCCAAACGCTGAAAGCCGAAACGGCGGGACAAAACAGCTCGATACCGCAAATCGCTCTCGATGATGCGGACTTCGGCAAATACTGA